In one Alnus glutinosa chromosome 14, dhAlnGlut1.1, whole genome shotgun sequence genomic region, the following are encoded:
- the LOC133858175 gene encoding WEB family protein At4g27595, chloroplastic, with the protein MQQHTGHLEEELKKTKDQLYVTEKERDRALDEVKEMKKVAGEANMRQKVREMQMELNSVKDALSIASQELNIKENNMIPLKLELEKAKKLELKLAERDALLGKLKGELSSVKVSEANVIALLSDRNIRIQELEEEIKKGEELNSKTFDSLVVQTKQLEQTKILLEEAKLEIASLHERMKKLEGEKMDSLKVKTLREEMEMLKNELKLVTEAEENGKKAMDDLALALKEVATEASQAKEKLSVSQAELDCIKDEGENLKVMLKSKEEMYKELLDEAKKEAERYKNTAERLRLEAEESLLAWNEKETGFVDCIKKAEEERFAEQGETSRLLELLTAAERKAMASKEENQKLRDILKQALNEANVAKEAAGIAKAENSQLKDSLAEKEDALNFLTRENEHLRINDAAAFENIKELKRLLSEALTKEFRKEDKEKSPTKEFKKEDKEHKDGNKMGKAFSFRLKELKLPNKHRNVDEDPENDEALTSSIFGTLASSDSAAHQRKNPSSVFRDGGETLHPDGTHFDDPDNDKGSRKKRALLRRFGDLIRRSHLQRKEPLI; encoded by the coding sequence ATGCAGCAGCATACGGGACATCTTGAGGAGGAGCTGAAGAAGACGAAGGACCAATTATATGTAACCGAGAAAGAAAGGGATCGAGCACTTGATGAGGTGAAAGAGATGAAAAAGGTGGCTGGGGAGGCCAACATGAGGCAGAAGGTCAGAGAGATGCAAATGGAGCTGAATTCAGTAAAGGATGCATTGTCGATTGCAAGCCAGGAATTGAacatcaaagaaaataatatgaTCCCTTTGAAACTTGAACTAGAGAAGGCAAAAAAATTGGAGCTTAAACTGGCAGAGAGAGATGCCTTATTGGGCAAGTTGAAAGGGGAGTTGAGTAGTGTGAAAGTTTCTGAGGCTAACGTGATTGCCTTATTGTCTGACAGAAATATTAGAATTCAGGAATTGGAGgaggaaataaaaaaaggggAGGAGCTGAATTCAAAAACGTTTGATTCATTGGTTGTGCAGACAAAGCAGCTTGAGCAAACCAAGATTTTGCTTGAAGAGGCAAAGCTTGAGATTGCTTCTCTTCATGAGAGAATGAAGAAATTGGAGGGTGAGAAAATGGATTCCTTGAAGGTGAAGACACTGAGGGAGGAAATGGAGATGCTTAAAAATGAACTGAAGTTGGTAACAGAGGCGGAAGAGAATGGGAAGAAGGCAATGGATGATTTAGCACTAGCACTAAAGGAAGTGGCAACAGAAGCTAGCCAGGCGAAGGAGAAACTCAGTGTAAGCCAAGCAGAGCTAGACTGCATAAAAGATGAGGGAGAGAATTTGAAGGTGATGTTAAAGAGCAAGGAGGAGATGTACAAAGAACTCTTGGATGAAGCAAAGAAAGAAGCTGAACGGTATAAGAATACAGCAGAAAGGTTGAGACTAGAGGCTGAAGAGTCGCTCTTGGCATGGAATGAGAAAGAAACTGGCTTTGTTGATTGTATAAAAAAAGCTGAAGAGGAGAGGTTTGCTGAACAAGGAGAGACAAGTAGACTGCTTGAGTTGCTTACAGCAGCCGAGAGAAAGGCTATGGCCTCAAAGGAAGAAAATCAGAAGTTGCGTGACATACTTAAACAGGCCTTAAATGAAGCCAATGTTGCAAAAGAAGCTGCAGGGATTGCTAAGGCTGAAAATTCCCAACTTAAGGATAGCCTGGCCGAAAAGGAGGATGCCTTGAATTTCCTTACCCGAGAAAATGAACACCTTAGGATTAATGATGCTGCTGCTTTTGAGAACATCAAAGAGTTGAAGCGGTTGCTTTCTGAGGCATTGACAAAGGAGTTTAGGAAAGAAGATAAGGAGAAATCACCAACAAAGGAGTTCAAGAAGGAGGATAAGGAGCACAAAGATGGCAACAAAATGGGTAAAGCTTTCAGTTTTCGTCTCAAGGAGTTGAAACTTCCCAATAAACACAGAAATGTGGATGAGGACCCTGAAAATGATGAGGCTCTTACGAGCTCAATATTTGGCACTTTAGCTTCATcagattcagcagcccatcagagGAAAAATCCGTCTTCTGTATTCAGAGATGGAGGAGAAACACTACATCCTGATGGAA